The genomic stretch TGAGAATAAGTAGAACTAATAATGCAtgcttaaaagaaaaatctctgTGTCTCATTGCCACATTGCATTGCGAGGCGATATCACAGatttaatggtagattttttaaaaaaacaaatggacaAGAGATGTGTAAGAGAATGACACCAAACaataggaaatgataaatttaataatttaattaatactttaacattgtTCAACATCGAACAACCTCAAGAACTtattccttctctctctcttcttcaaagCGACTGAAAACTCATCCAAACGCAGCAGCTGCCGGCTTAGGGggatgaacaagaaaaatatcaagaagTTGATCGACGGTTGTGTATTCGTAATCCGGATATAGCCTTGAAGCCTCCATGTCATCCTCCCTCAATTCAAATACCGTCTGGCCTTTGATAAATACACTGTGAAGGATAGACACCGGTATGTCGTTTGGAGGTGGTATGGCTGCAACAAAGTTCACAAATTAAGTAAGTTTTGATTGAtgatcaataaagaaaaacaataataattaagtaaacaAATACAAAGAAAGACATTTTgaaattgtgaattttttcACGTTTTCAAGTTGTACGTAAGGGGTGctttctaaaaaagaaaaatacgaTTTTAGACATTGAACCACGATTTTACCAAAAGCATTAAATCAAAACTTGAtatcacttctttttttttttttctttttttcacaaacaacGTGTTTTAAAATCGCTAAACCAAGCAAACACTTAGTAAAAATATATGTTGGATATGCACAATAAACTTCTTTGATAAGAAACTCTTCTAAGTGTAGATTCTTACTCTCAGAAAGCTTTACTATTTCTTCCTCCAAGACATGAATCCTATTGAAACATCGACCAGTCTTCCTCTCCCAAAGTGATATCAGCTCCAGTTGTGACAAGATGTTTTCTGGGGGCCGATAAATAACAATACGGTTGCATGTTCTAGGGTCAGTAGCCACTTTGATTGTGTACGTAGCAATATCCACTTCATAATTTAGCACCGCTAAATATAACAACaaacattgcaaaaaataaataaataaattagtgcatataaataagaacaaagttttcctcctaattaattggaataaatttctCCAATCTAGTCAATATTAACCTAACAATTATATTCTTAGAACATGGGATTATCACATGAAattttaataggattaacaaattacatgcattttcacaagcattttaaaaatgcatggcAGAATCACATGTTTAAAAACAGATATACATTTAATAAATTGCATTGAAacaagtttgaaagaaaactttgttccaCGTAACAATGGATTCatgtacattttaaaaatgtttggAGAAAGTGAAAGATAGCCATTGACATACCCTTTGCTTCACCACTTCCATATACGACAATGTTGTCGTCTGCTTTCTCATGTGGATGGAGCAAGTAATTAACAAAGTATGAAGCACAGCAATTTGCAGAAACAAATGTGTAAGGAATCCCAGCTGCTTCAACGACCCTCctaatctttctctttttctctaggAATGCTTCGAAAGGGGGTAAAGGGGTTATCCTGTCTTCTTCAGACCCAAATTCTGATGGAAGGAACCTCTTGGGAAGCCATTAAACAAAAATGTTCAAGATTGTGTGTTTatagaattaaattaatttcCATCTTAATTTAGTCGATTATTTAATATAAATGGTCAATGATAAAT from Corylus avellana chromosome ca1, CavTom2PMs-1.0 encodes the following:
- the LOC132181906 gene encoding isoeugenol synthase 1-like encodes the protein MENEKSKIIIFGGTGYIGNHLAKASLLLGHPTFVYARPITPRTTSSKVELHKELQSMGATFVLGELEEHEKIVSALREVNIVISALAYPQVLGQLKIIDAIKVAGNIKRFLPSEFGSEEDRITPLPPFEAFLEKKRKIRRVVEAAGIPYTFVSANCCASYFVNYLLHPHEKADDNIVVYGSGEAKAVLNYEVDIATYTIKVATDPRTCNRIVIYRPPENILSQLELISLWERKTGRCFNRIHVLEEEIVKLSETIPPPNDIPVSILHSVFIKGQTVFELREDDMEASRLYPDYEYTTVDQLLDIFLVHPPKPAAAAFG